The Zygosaccharomyces rouxii strain CBS732 chromosome G complete sequence genome contains a region encoding:
- a CDS encoding uncharacterized protein (similar to uniprot|P38842 Saccharomyces cerevisiae YHR140W Hypothetical ORF), producing MDRSLLINVASLITSSYGLIRCTHIKLPPSLAQAGQKQFLTNISLAATISHNVVTIVSHVAKRIKKHRSQKKRQEKAYARAIASAEELRDLKLEPNEKRLQQQDDSPDSDGCALSLLTLINRHVTLPLALVLESVVATVYWPLRLFAIGLILQGAKRKSPVPLHIDVSIHLLPILYMLSDYYFTDASERFKIGLAQSWGIISAVGLAYKSYLSALIDTSTGQKYPYPFLDVPEPYKSVIFVVVTSFGWLFYVAYRALPPRDKVSKKERSKMD from the coding sequence ATGGATCGTTCGCTGCTCATCAACGTTGCATCTTTGATCACCTCTTCGTACGGTCTCATTCGGTGCACGCACATCAAACTACCACCATCATTGGCACAAGCTGGCCAGAAACAGTTTTTAACGAACATTTCTTTGGCTGCTACCATTTCTCATAATGTGGTGACCATAGTCTCACACGTAGCCAAACGTATTAAAAAGCACCGTTCTCAAAAGAAGCGTCAGGAGAAGGCATACGCTAGAGCCATAGCTTCTGCAGAGGAATTGAGAGACCTTAAGCTAGAACCGAATGAGAAGAGATTGCAGCAACAGGATGACTCCCCTGATTCTGATGGATGTGCACTTTCTCTATTGACATTGATCAACAGGCATGTGACGCTTCCTCTGGCACTGGTTTTAGAATCTGTTGTAGCCACAGTTTATTGGCCCCTTCGTCTGTTTGCCATCGGTTTAATTCTCCAAGGAGCTAAGAGGAAATCACCAGTTCCACTTCACATCGATGTTTCCATCCATCTattaccaattctttacatGTTGAGCGACTACTATTTCACAGATGCATCTGAACGTTTCAAAATCGGATTAGCTCAATCCTGGGGGATCATTTCCGCTGTCGGTTTGGCTTACAAATCCTACTTGAGCGCATTGATAGATACATCTACCGGTCAAAAGTATCCTTATCCTTTCCTAGACGTCCCTGAACCATACAAATCTGTTATATTTGTGGTGGTTACTTCGTTTGGTTGGCTATTCTATGTTGCTTACAGAGCCCTACCACCTAGGGACAAAGTGAGTAAGAAAGAAAGGTCCAAGATGGATTAG